From the Colletotrichum lupini chromosome 1, complete sequence genome, the window tctctttgcCGATGGGGAGGACGATTTACCGATATTGTGCATACACTTTTTTACCTGATACCTTTTTGCACCTGTGTGGTCGTGGACAAAATTTCGTTGTGTCCGGCGTTTGCAATTTTCATATTCCTGTCTTTCTCAAGAGACGAATGTTTtggcttttttttcttcctgTGAAAGCTGAACAGGGCTCGCTGGTGTCCGGATTGGATGTTATCACGATTTTTATATCATTTGTATCCCAAGGGAGGAGCCTTCTGCTTAGTTCAATTCATGTCCCTCATTATTATCTAGTACCCACAATCCGAATCCAGCGAGAGTTGAAGGAAACTACCGTTTCAAGTATGAATGCGCGTGATGTCAATGAGTATACTGAGTGGACTGAATTACCTCGCGATCTGACAGGTATACCTTGTCCTGTGACCCAATATCTATCATGTTTTAATTCCCAAGCCAAAGGGCGTGGGTGTCTTTTCGGGCTGAAGGGTACGACAACGGCGAAATATGCGAGTTTTGATATCATCGCCGTTTCAGAGGAGGCTGTTTAGCTCCCTCACCCTGCTGAAGCCCTCGTCTGAGTGATACTTGAAGACCTATGTTGGCTTGCACGTACTTAGGAGGGTCCGTCTTGCTCACATCGACCCAGACGGTATCCTGTTGCGCTACGCTGGTACTGCGATTACTACCAACGAACTCACAATGATGTGATAATAGAGAAGATATTGAAAAGACTGACGACGACTGATATGTCGCTTTGAAGTGCTCAGGAGACTAATTTGATGTTGTATCCACACTAATGATCTAAGTCAGAGACATTGAGGCCGTAACAGTGTGTTTGCCTAGAAGGCGTTGAAAGATAACGGATCTTTGAAAGGCCCCTACTATTCAGCACATCAATGCGTCACATGAAGTGACGGATCAATCGGAACGTGATGACTTGGGGAAACGTGATGGCGTTCGCGAGTTCACCCAGCTGGCGGTAGCAGATTCATGCCGACTACCAAGCACCTGTACAAGCCAACTTTAATGGTCACTCCGAACAGAATAGCAAGAAAATGGCAGAGATACTGGCTATGGTCTTAGACTTCTTCTGGTCCTGCCAATCAAGACTGGGCTTCGTCAGGCAACTTCACAGTTGCGCAAGTCGCGCCAACTGCTTTGGAGACATGGCAGCACTTCCATTGGATGTAGGATGTTTCTCGCAAATACAACCAGCTGGGATAAGAAGTGGTTACTCTATAGCAGGGAGGTGAAATACCTCAACGATAGCCGGTCAGCCCGCGCTTTCTCTACTTTCGCTTCATCGTGGCGCTCGTCCACATCATGGACAGCAAAAAGGCCGCCTGGCAGGAGGTGTGGTAGACACACGTCCATCAGGTCCCATGCTCAGCCTCATCAGCCTACATGGGAAGAAGTCTGATCATCGCCATATAGACGTACCCCGGCGCAGGCTCATCTGACTTTTGTGAACTCTTGACTAGACGGGCATGGCTATGAAGTCTTGCGGGTGATACAAAGTACCCCTGAGGAAATGAGAGAGTGTTGCCCTAATTTTCCTTCCACAATATCATGCTCAAGTCAACACCCCTTTCATCTATCGTGTAAAGGCCTTCCTCTCTCATCAGGTGAGTGACGCCCATATTCGCTTGGGGCAGTAGCTATTTTCTTTCGAGAACGAACCCGTCCGACTGAAGTACTGGAGTTGCCTACGGAGAGTGGGCCCGATTCCGACAACAATCCCACAGTATCATAGAGCGGGGTAAGACAGAGAAGACAGCCGTTTCTTCCATCAATAGTACAGCCATCTCTAACATCAAAGTCTCACGATTTTCGAGTACTGGCGAACCCTGGCTCCATTGAAATGTCTTGATGCGACGTTGGGTATCGGTGCAACGGTGCCGGAAGATGTATTTCGCCGGCAATGTGACGTCTAGGTGGATACAGATCCTCTAACACCGCTAAGCTAGCGATAAGCTAGCGATAAGCTAGCGATAACAGAAAAAGTTCCTGGACCGAGTCTGCGTACTGGGTTTGGACGTCCTCTTCAGCATTACAAGCCCGTCACGACCTCCCAGATAGCAATTGAGCTATGACTTCACACTCTCTAGTGTATTAGTTCAATTCTTGATTTCGGCTGTATCTATTGTCCATTTCCACAACCGCCAATACGCACACGAAAGTGGCTATGGCCGACCCCCTCCTCACAAGCCTTTGCGCAATCTGCCATATCGAGCCCCCCAAATACAAGTGCCCGCGATGCACCCTCCAAACCTGCTCCCTGACCTGCACGAAGCGCCACAAGTCCTGGTCCCAGTGTAACGGCATTCGCGACGCGACGGCCTACGTCCCGCCCTCGAAGCTAAAGACCGCCGCGGGCGTCGACCACGACTTCAACTTTCTTTCAGGCATCGAGCGCGCCGTCCAGCGTTCCGAAAAGGAGATTATCGAGGAGCGGCACCTCCTGAAACCTGAGGACCTGCGGCCGGTCGAGGTGCGCAGCGTGCAGTGGAAGACGGGCCGCGATGGGCGCAAGAAGAGAGTCATGGTCACCGAGGTCCTGCGGGGGGACAGCGGCACAGGAGGCGCGCGGTATGAGGCGCTCTCCAGCATACCCTTCAAGAAGAGGTTGGCTACTTTTGGGATCCTGCTGAACCGTGCGCCGGTGGGAATGGTTAGACAGAAGGAGAACGGGACAAACTTCAGCAAAGCCTCTGGCAGAATCAATTGGCAGATTGAATGGCTTCTCACTTCGTCCACAGACACAAAGACACCATCACAACAGCAGGAGAGCGTGGGGAACACCGATACAACAACGATAAAGAGGGTACTAGCAAAGGCACTTGACGACGTGCCGCTTTACAAGGCCTTCGTCACGGGGCTGAAATCGTTCAACGACGAGCAGACCAGAAAGGAACAGCAACGACAGCAACCaccagacgacgacgacgacgagactCAGGAAGCCAATACTCACATCGGCGGCCCCGGCCGAAACAAGAAGCGCCGCAAGAACCAACACAAACCAGGCCAGTCCATTGCCACGGCCCAAGACACGGAGACGGGAGCCTGGCACCCCGGCCGATTCTTCATGCAGTCCACTCCGCGCAGTACCTGGGCTTCTCACACCTGCGTCCAGCCATTCACGGGCACaacggaggaggaagaggcgcAAAAGACGAGGTACAGGTTCTACGTCGCGGGTACGACCTCCGCGGCGACGGCAGCCACGGGCAAGACGGTCGTCCACCCTGTGGAGGCAACGACGCCCCTCGGCGAGGCCCTGCGCGACATGACGGTGCCGGAGTTCCCTACAATCTACGTAGTTGAAGCTGGAGCGGCCCTACCGGCGACCTTACTCCCGGAACCGAAGCCGATGCGCCTCATTCCCAAACGGAAGCACGAGAGCAACGGTAGAAGGGCagacggcggcggcaagGCCAAGAGACTTCGCAAGAACCTGGAAGATGGCGAGCTGCCGAGTGACGGGGACGACAGTGGTGGTGACCTTGCCGACGCCGACGTCGATAGGTTCGCGGCCGCCGTCGACCAGATCATTGCCGAGCAAAGTCTGGGcgaggaagaagacgaaAGCACAACGAGTAGCTCCGGCTCATCGGATTCGGAGAGCGATGAAGGGGTCAGCGCCAGTCTCGCTGCCAAGTTGGCACTGTTGAAGAAGAGAGCGGCGTGAGATGGACCATTGTACAATATCACCTTATACGTAGAAGACCATGATACCCTCGAGGCCCTGCATATAGCCTTTGTACATCAATGACGTGCAATAAACAATATATTGGCGGCACTATCAAATACTGTTCCCATGGTGTAAGCATCAAGAGTTGGGAAGACATAACAGACGCCAGCttctgggggggggggggggtgtctTTGATTTCCCAGAGATATCACAGAATATGGATCGCGACACCGTTAACATCAAGTCACTATAGCCAGGCGTAACCAACATCACGAGGGCACCTTGCATCATCACTTGCTAGGTTCAACAGAATGGCGGAAAAATGTGTTGCTACTTTTGGACAGACGTTGCCCCCAACTacctcaccaccaccatttTACGGCCAAATGCCTACGATGTGCCTATGATGGCCACCAAAACCACATTGGATATCAGTCCGTCAAGTCATTACGTCCCTTGTGTAAAGCCATTTGTATCATCAAACCATTGTTAATTGCCGTCCGAAAATCGACAGCCCAGAACTCGTTGTGCCTGATTGACCCTCAAGAAAAATTCCGAATCGTCCGTATTCCACACCTCATCTTCCCTGTCCATTTCACTAATGTGCCCGTCACAACCGTGTCGTGTCAAGTCGAAATTGGTAGAAGGCGAGGATGAATCCGGATGTCGAAACCAAGATTATGGGTCCAGACGGGTATTTACCGCAACTTAGAAAAGCAAGTACATCGTCATCTGAGCGAAAGGCGCTTAGATGAACATGGCGGCAAAGCCAGCGGCAGCCAGGAAGCCGGCAACCGGGACAGCAGTCTGCTTGGCCTAGAGAAAGATGT encodes:
- a CDS encoding HIT zinc finger, with the protein product MADPLLTSLCAICHIEPPKYKCPRCTLQTCSLTCTKRHKSWSQCNGIRDATAYVPPSKLKTAAGVDHDFNFLSGIERAVQRSEKEIIEERHLLKPEDLRPVEVRSVQWKTGRDGRKKRVMVTEVLRGDSGTGGARYEALSSIPFKKRLATFGILLNRAPVGMVRQKENGTNFSKASGRINWQIEWLLTSSTDTKTPSQQQESVGNTDTTTIKRVLAKALDDVPLYKAFVTGLKSFNDEQTRKEQQRQQPPDDDDDETQEANTHIGGPGRNKKRRKNQHKPGQSIATAQDTETGAWHPGRFFMQSTPRSTWASHTCVQPFTGTTEEEEAQKTRYRFYVAGTTSAATAATGKTVVHPVEATTPLGEALRDMTVPEFPTIYVVEAGAALPATLLPEPKPMRLIPKRKHESNGRRADGGGKAKRLRKNLEDGELPSDGDDSGGDLADADVDRFAAAVDQIIAEQSLGEEEDESTTSSSGSSDSESDEGVSASLAAKLALLKKRAA